The genomic segment CCAGACCCTTGGCCTTCCAGTGCGCCACCCCGTCGGCAGTGTCGAGCGCCTCGGCATGGCCGACCGCCTCGTCGATGCTGCGGAAGCCGAGTTCGGCCAGCATCGCCCGCACGTCCTCGGCGATGAACCTGAAGAAGTTCTCCACGAATTCCGGCTTGCCGTTGAAACGTGCTCGCAATTCCGGGTTTTGGGTGGCCACTCCGACCGGGCAGGTGTCGAGGTGGCAGACCCGCATCATGATGCAGCCGGCCACCACCAGCGGTGCAGTGGAGAAACCGAATTCCTCGGCACCCAGCAGTGCGGCAACCATGACGTCGCGCGCGGTACGCAGGCCGCCGTCACACTGCACGGTGATGCGGTCGCGAAGCCCGTTGAGCATCAACGTCTGCTGGGTGTCGGCCAGGCCGATCTCCCATGGCGCCCCGGCATGCTTGAGGCTGGTCAACGGCGCCGCACCGGTGCCGCCGTCGTAGCCGGAAATCAACACGACGTCGGCGTGTGCCTTGGACACCCCGGCCGCCACGGTGCCGACCCCGATCGAGCTGACCAGCTTGACGTGAATCCGCGCCTGCGAGTTGGCGTTCTTCAGGTCGTGGATCAGCTGCGCCAGATCCTCGATGGAGTAGATGTCGTGGTGCGGCGGCGGCGAGATCAGGCCGACACCCGGCGTGGAATGCCGCGTCTTGGCGATGTTCGGATACACCTTGAAGCCGGGCAGCTGGCCGCCCTCTCCCGGCTTGGCACCCTGGGCCATCTTGATCTGAATGTCCGTCGCGTTGACCAGGTAGTCGCTGGTGACACCGAAACGGCCGGACGCCACCTGCTTGACCGCACTGCGCCGGCGCGGGTCGTAGAGCCGGTCCTCATCCTCCCCGCCTTCGCCACTATTCGACCGGCCACCAAGGCTGTTCATGGCGATCGCCATGGTCTCGTGGGCTTCCTGCGAGATCGAGCCGTAGCTCATCGCACCGGTGTTGAAGCGGGCGCAGATGGCGTCGACGGATTCCACCTCGTGCAGCGGAACCGGCGGCCGCAGCCCCTTCTTGAAGCTGAACAGGCCGCGCAGCGTTCCGCCCTCGCGGGAAAGCCGGTTGACCTCCTCGGAGTATTTGGCGAAGACGTCGTTTCGCCCGGTGCGCGTCGAATGCTGGAGCAGGAAGACGGTTTCCGGGGTGAACAGGTGCAGTTCGCCCTCGCGGCGGAACTGGTACTCACCGCCGACCTCGAGCCTGCGGTGCACCCGCTCGGTCGGATTCTCCGGATAGGCGCGGCGGTGCCGCTGCTTGACCTCGTCGGCCAGCACGTCGAGCCCGACGCCGCCGAGCTGGCTGACGGTGCCCGTCAGATATTCGTCGACCACGTCTTTGGACAGTCCGATGGCCTCGAAAGCCTGTGCGCCGGTGTACGAGCCGACGGTGGAGATGCCCATCTTGCTCATCACCTTCATCACGCCCTTGCCGAGCGCCTTGAGGTAGTTGCGCACCGCGGTGCCGGCGTCGATTCCGGTGAGCTCGCCTTCGCGGATGAGATCCTCGATCGACTCGAAGGCCAGATACGGGTTGACCGCGGCCGCGCCGTAACCGATCAGCAGTGCGATGTGGTGCACCTCGCGGGCGTCTCCGCTTTCCACCACCAGCGCGACCATGGTGCGCTTCTTCGTGCGCACCAGGTGGTGGTGCACCGCGGCGACGGCCAGCAGCGACGGGATCGGCGCCCGGGTGTGGTCGGAGTCGCGGTCGGAGATCACCAGGGTGCGAGCACCTTTGGCGATCGCGTCACAGGCCTTGTGCCGCAACTCCTCGATGGCGTCGGCCAGGCCTTCCCCGCCGCGCTCCACATCGTAAAGCGCCCGCAGCACAGCGGCTTTGAGACCCGGCTGCTCGCCGTCGTCGTTGATGTGGACGATCCGGTTCAGCTCGTCGTTGTCCAACACCGGGCCGTGCAAAAGGATCTGGCGGCAGGAGGCGGCGGTGGGTTCGAGCAGATTCTGCTCGGGACCCATGACGCGGGCCATCGAGGTGACGATCTCCTCGCGGATGGCGTCCAACGGCGGGTTGGTCACCTGGGCGAACAGTTCGACGAAGTAATCGTAGATCAGCTTCGGTCGCTGAGACAGAACGGCCACCGGGGTGTCGGTACCCATCGAGCCGAGCGGCTCCTGACCCGCGGCCGCCATCGGGGTCAGCATGATCCGCAGGTCTTCTTCGGTGTAACCGAACGCGATCTGGCGGCGCACCACGGATTCGTGGTTCGGCGATACCCGGGTCCGGGGCGGCAGGGTGGCCAGGTCGAGCAGGCCGGCGTGCAGCCATTCGGCGTACGGCTGTTCGGCGGCCAGCTGATCCTTGATCTCGTCATCGCTGACGATCCGCCCGGCGGCGGTGTCGATGAGGAACATCCTGCCCGGTTCCAGGCGCCCCTTGGCCACCACTTCACCCGGCGGGATGTCGAGTACGCCGCTTTCACTGGCGAGGATCACCCGGTCGTCGATGGTGCGCCACCACCGCCCGGGCCGTAACCCGTTGCGGTCCAACACCGCTCCGACGACGGTGCCGTCGGTGAATGTCACGCAGGCCGGGCCGTCCCACGGCTCCATCAGCGACGCGTGGTACTGGCAGAACGCCCGGCGGGCGGGGTCCATGCTCGCGTTGTTCTCCCACGCCTCGGGGATCATCATCATCACCGCGTGCGGCAGGCTGCGGCCGCCGAGGTGCAGCAGCTCGAGTACCTGGTCGAAGGACGCGGAGTCGGAGGCATCGGGTGTGCAGATCGGCGAAAGTCGGCTCAGGTCACCGGGAATCGTGGCGCTGGCG from the Mycolicibacterium crocinum genome contains:
- the gltB gene encoding glutamate synthase large subunit, producing the protein MLFSALPEAQGLYDPQHESDSCGVAMVADIKGRRSHQIVADGLTALEHLEHRGAAGAEPNSGDGAGILLQLPVELLTDVVDFELPAPTPNGCNTFAAGICFLPQDPADRRAAVERIEAIASEEGIEVLGWRTVPVDPDGAEVGATALGCMPHMSMLFVAAPARNGARPGGIDLDRLVYPLRKRAEQGSVYFPSLSSRTIAYKGMLTTMQLPQYFPDLRDERCRSAIAIVHSRFSTNTFPSWPLAHPFRFVAHNGEINTVRGNRNRMHAREAMLASATIPGDLSRLSPICTPDASDSASFDQVLELLHLGGRSLPHAVMMMIPEAWENNASMDPARRAFCQYHASLMEPWDGPACVTFTDGTVVGAVLDRNGLRPGRWWRTIDDRVILASESGVLDIPPGEVVAKGRLEPGRMFLIDTAAGRIVSDDEIKDQLAAEQPYAEWLHAGLLDLATLPPRTRVSPNHESVVRRQIAFGYTEEDLRIMLTPMAAAGQEPLGSMGTDTPVAVLSQRPKLIYDYFVELFAQVTNPPLDAIREEIVTSMARVMGPEQNLLEPTAASCRQILLHGPVLDNDELNRIVHINDDGEQPGLKAAVLRALYDVERGGEGLADAIEELRHKACDAIAKGARTLVISDRDSDHTRAPIPSLLAVAAVHHHLVRTKKRTMVALVVESGDAREVHHIALLIGYGAAAVNPYLAFESIEDLIREGELTGIDAGTAVRNYLKALGKGVMKVMSKMGISTVGSYTGAQAFEAIGLSKDVVDEYLTGTVSQLGGVGLDVLADEVKQRHRRAYPENPTERVHRRLEVGGEYQFRREGELHLFTPETVFLLQHSTRTGRNDVFAKYSEEVNRLSREGGTLRGLFSFKKGLRPPVPLHEVESVDAICARFNTGAMSYGSISQEAHETMAIAMNSLGGRSNSGEGGEDEDRLYDPRRRSAVKQVASGRFGVTSDYLVNATDIQIKMAQGAKPGEGGQLPGFKVYPNIAKTRHSTPGVGLISPPPHHDIYSIEDLAQLIHDLKNANSQARIHVKLVSSIGVGTVAAGVSKAHADVVLISGYDGGTGAAPLTSLKHAGAPWEIGLADTQQTLMLNGLRDRITVQCDGGLRTARDVMVAALLGAEEFGFSTAPLVVAGCIMMRVCHLDTCPVGVATQNPELRARFNGKPEFVENFFRFIAEDVRAMLAELGFRSIDEAVGHAEALDTADGVAHWKAKGLDLSPIFAVPQTSHSERRRVRDQEHGLEHALDQTLIALAEGALEDAHPVRLELPVRNVNRTVGTLLGSEVTRRYGAQGLPDDTIHITLTGSAGQSIGAFLPPGITLDLIGDANDYVAKGLSGGRVIVRPPDDVLFLPEDNVIAGNTLLYGATSGEVYLRGRVGERFAARNSGALAVTEGVGDHACEYMTGGRVVILGRTGRNMAAGMSGGIAYVLGLDPAMVNTAMVELQVPDPDDLVWLHDVVTRHARHTGSTLARSVLSDWPRRSAQFTKIMPTDYRRVLEATRMAKAEGRDVDTAIMEATRG